The following are from one region of the Sorghum bicolor cultivar BTx623 chromosome 2, Sorghum_bicolor_NCBIv3, whole genome shotgun sequence genome:
- the LOC110432938 gene encoding pyruvate, phosphate dikinase regulatory protein, chloroplastic-like, translating into MIGSAKPLAVAAPLQPPSPAGRRLAPLFCAPDSSPALTRAVESPGQSQSDGAPPPRPDEVASSLTRRASPQLSRWSRLRTLRSNRRPGLDRGVLSSASSSASAPPVTKTSRPEDGAVAVEDGEDDDVPGGKSIYIVSDGTGWTAEHSVNAALGQFEHCFVDRGCAVNTHLFSMINDMDRILEVIKQAAKEGALVLYTLADPSMAESAKKACDFWGVPSTDVLRPTVEAIASHMGVAPSGIPRSSPSRPCQLTEDYFRRIDAIDFTIKQDDGAQPENLNRADIVLAGVSRTGKTPLSIYLAQKGYKVANVPIVMGVNLPKTLFEISQDKVFGLTINPVVLQAIRKTRAKALGFADGQSNYAEMDHVRQELLHANQIFAQNPMWPVIAVTGKAIEETAAVVVRIYLDRKQKYSMPRISKRY; encoded by the exons ATGATTGGGAGCGCCAAGCCGCTCGCGGTCGCGGCGCCGTTGCAGCCGCCGTCCCCCGCCGGTCGCCGCCTCGCCCCATTGTTCTGCGCCCCTGACTCCTCTCCAGCTCTCACCCGCGCCGTCGAGAGCCCAGGCCAATCTCAGTCTGACGGCGCCCCACCACCACGCCCGGATGAGGTCGCCTCGTCCCTCACGCGGCGAGCGAGCCCGCAGCTCAGTCGGTGGTCCCGCTTGCGAACGCTGCGGTCGAACCGCCGGCCTGGGCTGGACCGTGGGGTGCTCTCCTCGGCCTCGTCCTCGGCCTCGGCGCCGCCGGTGACCAAGACGTCGCGGCCCGAGGACGGTGCGGTGGCGGTGGAGGATGGAGAGGACGACGACGTGCCTGGTGGGAAGTCCATCTACATAGTGTCGGATGGGACCGGGTGGACCGCGGAGCACTCGGTGAACGCCGCGCTCGGACAGTTCGAGCACTGCTTCGTCGACCGCGGCTGTGCTGTCAACACCCACCTCTTCTCCATG ATTAACGACATGGATCGAATTCTTGAGGTAATAAAGCAAGCAGCAAAGGAAGGGGCACTGGTTCTATATACCCTTGCTGATCCTTCAATGGCTGAGTCAGCTAAGAAGGCCTGCGATTTCTGGGGTGTTCCATCCACTGATGTCCTCCGGCCTACTGTTGAAGCCATTGCTTCTCATATGGGTGTTGCTCCATCTGGAATTCCACGAAGCTCTCCTAGTCGACCGTGTCAGCTAACAGAGGATTACTTTCGACGGATTGATGCCATCGATTTTACCATCAAACAAGATGATGGGGCACAGCCAGAGAACCTCAACCGTGCAGACATTGTACTTGCCGGCGTTTCACGTACAGGGAAGACACCATTGTCGATATATCTAGCCCAAAAGGGATACAAGGTAGCAAATGTCCCAATTGTGATGGGAGTGAATCTTCCAAAGACTCTTTTTGAGATCAGCCAAGACAAGGTTTTTGGATTGACAATAAACCCAGTGGTTCTTCAAGCAATTAGAAAGACTAGGGCCAAAGCTCTAGGTTTTGCTGATGGGCAGAGCAATTATGCTGAAATGGATCATGTGAGGCAGGAACTGCTCCATGCAAATCAAATTTTTGCTCAAAATCCAATGTGGCCAGTCATTG CGGTCACTGGGAAAGCTATAGAGGAAACAGCTGCTGTCGTTGTGAGGATTTACCTTGACAGGAAACAGAAGTACTCCATGCCACGCATATCAAAACGGTACTAG